The Thamnophis elegans isolate rThaEle1 chromosome Z, rThaEle1.pri, whole genome shotgun sequence DNA window aatattgatTCCAAGTTAGAAATAGCAATACATACCACACTTTGCATAAGTTTCTGAAACAAACCAATGGCAGAAACAAGTAGAACAATTATCTTGTGAGAAAATCTTAATTAGGATATTTACTGGATGAATATAATTGGGTTAACTGGGCAGTGAGCATATTATGAAAACACTACTGATATGAAACAGAATGCAATTTCAAACTTTTCTTTGCTCGTATATTTACCAAGTGATTCTTtctcaacttccttccttctttccttcatttgcccctccctccctctaaatTACCATTTCAGTTCATCATAAATATGATACTGTATTTGTAGAAGTCTGGATCAGGATTCAAGAAAATATGGATCACATCCCAACAGAAAATTattgaaaatgtaaaatattcCCTTGCTCACCTAAGTAATTGTGACTCAACTGAAAAAAACTAGGCAGAGTCAATTCAGTTGGATATCAGATGAGGGACTCACAAGAAACTAAGGAGAGTGGGGCAGTGACAAATCAAGGGGAAAATACAACTACTTTCACTTCATAATTTTAATGCAAAATTAAACTATGGGTTGTCCAAAACTTTTTATTGATGTTCTGAATGAATGTTAATTAATAGAATGATAGCATAAACACTATTTCTACCTACTTTACTTAACTCGCACAGAGTTCAATGAAATCCCTCCAAATATAAGGACTGCAGTAATAATTTCTGTGAACTTGAAATAAATTTAGTATTGTATTAGCAGGCatggcagaaagaaaagaagagaatcaaACAGAAATCACAGAATTCCATTTGGTGGAGGACTTGGAGATCTGCAGGTTCCACTCTTCTGCCTTTTCTTAGTTATCTATATTGCTACTATGGTGGGGAATATCCTCATTATTTTGCTGGTTGTTACTAATCCCCACCTTCACACACCCATGTATTTCTTCCTGAGTAATCTCTCTTGCCTGGTGGCCTGCTACAGTTGTAACATCCTTCCAATTATGCTGGCTAATATCTTGTATGGTGGGCAGACTACAGTCTCTGTAACTGGCTGCATAATGCAACATTGCCTTTTTTGTCTTTTGGTAATTTTTGAATGTTGCCTCTTACTGGCAATGTCCTATGATAGGTATGTAGCAATCTGCAAACCACTCCATTACACAACACTAATGAATGATAAAGTTTGCATCCAACTCATAGTTGGATCATGGATCCATAGTTTATTTGTCATGAGCATAGTTTTATATCTCATGTGTCAGTTAAAGTTTTGTGGCCCAAATGAAATCCATCATTTCTTTTGTGAATTAAATCCAATATTAAAGTTAGCATGCAGTGATATTCACTTGATTGAACTTGTCACTATTTCATTATCTGCTCTGAGCATCTTGTTTCCTTTCTTCTTGATTTTGgtgtcttatattttcattatttccaCCATCATGAGAATGTCATCTGTCAGTGGCAGGAAAAAGGCTTTCTCAACTTGTTCTTCACATCTTATAGTGGTGTCCATTTACTTTAGCACCTTAATCATAGTCTACATGTTGCCAAAAACAGATGGGCTGCGAGAAATCAACAaagtgttgtgtctgttttataCAATTGTGACCCCTTTGTTCAACCCCCTGATATACAGCTTACGAAACAGGGAagtaacagaggcacttaaaaaactaATTGCtaccctgtttctccaaaaataagacctcaccAGATAATAGGCCCAATTGGGCTTtagagcgcatgcactaaaataagccctccccgaaaatattgcaacatagcagcagccatgaggtgaccacactcactgcctcctgcacctcaaaaataacaagacctcctcaaaaataaggccaagtgcttattttagggatcaaaagaaaataagaccctgttttattttctgggaaacacagtagattgtacctttttctttgaaatatctttttttaatgtatcatttttaatgtatttctttaaaataatgtaaaattgtgtgtgaaactatttttttaaagtatgatcACTGAGAGGAATTGCTAAGAATTGTCTGGAAgtctttttttagatttttaaaatgttttttgttcctttattttttttctatctccctttttctttgtctcttctatttctttcttttctttttttaattacatttgctatatatttttcttgctttaGACAACAGTATATGTTTTAGAGTACATGTTAGAGAGTTTCATGTATTTTTGTTATACACATAAATTCCTTTAatgggaattattttaaaaaatattttaaaaaatcacttgcTAAATTGTCTACaattggaaaaatgcaccactgtaatGCGGTTTAAACAGTTTGGATATTTTTAGGTTTGTTATTCTCTAATAAATCCCAAATTTTAGATACTTTGAAGACATCATACATTTCTATATTGGTCTAAAATGGTATATTAGAGATTATGGACATTAAAGAATTCTACCATGCACTTAGCCTTCTTACCTAAGAAAGTCAAAAGATGGTGATAGTTACACATGGGAATATTGTTGGTTTTCATggtactctttaaaaaaataagctctaGTAAATTGTAATTGATTTTGTTAAATATATGAGGTGTCTTTTAACTTCGAATGGAACACATTTAGAAGAAACTCTTTCAGGAGTATCTACTTGCTACACTATGAAATAAGATTATGGTTGTATCAAACAATATGGTATTTTGAGAgtgacagacaaagagagaggtaGAATTGCTACTGAATCTGCAAATGTTGAGCTATAGCCCTTCCACCATTGATTGTCTGGCTTTTTTAGGAAATAGTGTGGAAGAAGAGACAGAAAAATTCTATCTCTGTCACTCTGTCACTCATGTCAGAATCTGCAGTTATTCTGGTCAACAGCACCTCTTTTTTTGTAATATAAATTTgtaaatgtaaatttaataaaataaaaaagaaataaatccttCCCCAGGCAATTTTCCACATTGTTCAATTTGTACTTTGTTATTGACAGAGCCAATAATTTTAAGTTCTTACACTGTAATACCAATATTTGATATAATACATTATGCATGATAACTTTTATTGGGATCatgtaaaaatgttttatatgttATAGAGATTTGTGTATATCTAATGTATTAGGTAAAGATCTGTGTCCCAGTGAAATCAATCCTTTTTTGTTGATTTAAATCCATATTAAAGTTCATATGAAATGACACTTGTCTGAACTTGTAATTATTTTGCTATCAGTTCTGTGTGCTGTGCCTCCTTTCTTCTTGACTTGGGTTCATATAGTCTCATTATTTCTAACATTATGAGAATCTTGTTTGTTATGGGAGGCAGAAACTCTATTCTTCATATGTCGTAGTAATAACTATTTTTTAGCACAAAGATTTACTTTTGTCtaatgattaaggcatcaggctaaaaatgGGAGATTGTGAGATCCAGTCCAaacttagtcatgaaagccagctgagtgatttggaccattcattctctctcagcctaactcacCTCAGAGAGTAGTTGTAGAGAAATTAGAGGAGGGAATTTTGTTGATTGTTACTGATCCTCACTTTCACCCTGATATATTTCTTCTTAGGTACCACCATCATTCCTGCTACAATTCTAACATCCCCCCCAATAATGCTGACTAAGCTCTTATATGGTGGAGGGGGAACAATTTTTGTAAGTGGTTGTATGATACCATTTTTAGTGCTTTGACAGTTCTGGAATGTTATCATCTAGCAGCAATGTCTTATTATAAGTATGTAGCAATCTATAAACCACTGTATAACAGAGCACTAATGGATTATAAAGCTTCCCTCCATCTTATAGCTGGATCATGGATCAATGTTTTACTTGTTATGAACATAATTATATATCTAATTCTTCAATTAAAGTTCAGTTGCCCCAATGAAATTAATAATTTCTTTTGTAAATTAAATCCAATATTAAGGCTAGCATGCAATGATTCCCAATTGATTGAACTTGTTATTATTTTGTAATCTGTCTTATGTATATTGTCTCCTGTCTTAATTTTACTTCTTTACTTTAGTATGccatctttctatttttctaccaTTATGAGAATGTGGTCAGTAAGTGGGATACAAAGGGTTTTTGTAACTTGCTTCTCACATCTCATGGTTGtgacatatttttaaataatacaatGATGATTA harbors:
- the LOC116521281 gene encoding LOW QUALITY PROTEIN: olfactory receptor 10A4-like (The sequence of the model RefSeq protein was modified relative to this genomic sequence to represent the inferred CDS: inserted 1 base in 1 codon) encodes the protein MAERKEENQTEITEFHLVXGLGDLQVPLFCLFLVIYIATMVGNILIILLVVTNPHLHTPMYFFLSNLSCLVACYSCNILPIMLANILYGGQTTVSVTGCIMQHCLFCLLVIFECCLLLAMSYDRYVAICKPLHYTTLMNDKVCIQLIVGSWIHSLFVMSIVLYLMCQLKFCGPNEIHHFFCELNPILKLACSDIHLIELVTISLSALSILFPFFLILVSYIFIISTIMRMSSVSGRKKAFSTCSSHLIVVSIYFSTLIIVYMLPKTDGLREINKVLCLFYTIVTPLFNPLIYSLRNREVTEALKKLIATLFLQK